The proteins below come from a single Tigriopus californicus strain San Diego chromosome 3, Tcal_SD_v2.1, whole genome shotgun sequence genomic window:
- the LOC131877727 gene encoding inner centromere protein A-like, whose translation MAGMNTIYVDESAPQGDPESQFFHRKVIIKRSKDVRQKFDILNEIGRGKFGKVMKCRKKENGEQFAAKFVLCSTREERRNVEREVEIMNLLKSSKLLQLFDAYEMDRTEMCLVTEYIGGGELFDRVIEDEFVLTERACVCFMKQILEGVSYIHHQEIIHLDLKPENILCLTKTGNRIKIIDFGLARKFEPLKKLQVLFGTPEFVAPEVVGFEPISYATDMWAVGVICYVLLSGLSPFMGDTDLETMANVTIAEYDYEDEAFDEISEDARDFMNRLLVKEKEKRSTASNCLKHKWIQQLESPNLAVKSEALTSAKTNLATHKEHWREQDNHDYVFDEQNRTITAPTISPTKMLESPSFPNPPSSLDIQTDLSAANTALLSPNMARSPSPGIFTLEQVQRKAVEISERKNSARLDGTDSEYDTIGDGRKISVCSTPPPSVSVEREIVTQFDEQLPSDPIVLVEDISMYMTDPDHAQSTASSGFQDDMSCVSGGLEPPTTKADEIIHPFKHCDKAIICMDIDNQPLWQTAERTITPLFEMVVSNNPSSPLVMPGSVSKSNSETSVKNNYNNNQHNNNHNNNLPLSSKFSAIANKNHSFETPSLDVEEPANWAKEAPISEQDDEVKEKLEKEVEQKESGERQLQQQKTDQPPQEEDREIPQSILEKEVPKTTNGQVETHSDSSATVEKVEESNEDEKMESEGSMSSEKSGVNSEPPSKIAKAPPNLLQTEFRPINFKPCPPSRKSHPISITNAQTSPKPYRRTVPAIGPTAAAIQADEKQILTIGNNLFKDIENIVQSVKQEPTQSSVSKSQVNLFEKTPLSSEQARTENIKHTLDALLAEVDKQIRFSFNSDKANNKNRKEHQDRITDSITHVRDDLVDVKNDINRLKSDLSDTKLNLENDSKPLIDLMSTLENIVPLSSSTIANMTSPRVSQNNPTQDIHDIETAMSQLEKTILEFPNTSTYESNHQRNRRSSNKGIFSTAKTGSVNETKSKFERKPSEPPMTPNPGGRNRQRSTTPFNSARSPSPLQISSVRRRSPSPVKTGAVNRVKSKFEVPSSSYHPSSFARQLSEGHQTLPKTFKLGASSRVPAKDPVVVARHRHSESGASAFSSSKTRTRSPPKSLRHSSFTFSSPLSPSASSKSISSIPVPKFTRFENNTRPNQFRTTFNNTHSSKPTGGPRRQSGPGSPGVDKPTFSGEGLKDPGSYIPTRIPVTFTSNHIGSMKSKNGMSCGYSDL comes from the exons ATGGCTGGGATGAACACGATTTATGTGGATGAATCCGCGCCACAAGGAG ATCCCGAATCGCAGTTTTTCCATCGGAAAGTCATCATCAAGCGTTCCAAGGATGTCAGACAAAAGTTCGATATCCTCAACGAGATCGGAAG GGGCAAGTTCGGGAAGGTCATGAAATGTCGCAAGAAGGAAAACGGAGAGCAATTTGCAGCCAAATTCGTGCTATGTTCCACACGAGAAGAACGTCGGAACGTGGAACGCGAAGTTGAAATCATGAACCTACTCAAGAGCTCTAAACTGTTGCAACTCTTTGATGCTTATGAAATGGATCGAACGGAAATGTGCCTGGTCACCGAATA cATTGGAGGCGGAGAGCTCTTTGACCGGGTGATTGAAGACGAGTTTGTCTTGACGGAACGTGCGTGTGTCTGTTTCATGAAGCAGATTTTAGAAGGAGTGTCTTATATCCACCACCAAGAGATCATTCACCTAGATTTGAAG CCTGAAAACATCCTTTGTCTTACAAAGACTGGCAATCGCATCAAGATCATCGATTTTGGTCTGGCCAGGAAGTTTGAGCCGCTGAAGAAGCTCCAAGTTCTATTCGGGACACCGGAATTCGTCGCACCAGAAGTCGTGGGGTTCGAGCCCATTAGCTATGCTACCGACATGTGGGCCGTTGGAGTTATCTGCTACGTCTT ATTGTCGGGATTGTCACCTTTTATGGGCGATACCGACCTGGAAACCATGGCCAATGTCACGATCGCTGAATATGATTACGAAGACGAGGCCTTTGACGAGATATCAGAGGATGCTCGAGACTTCATGAACAGACTACTGGTCAAAGAGAAAGA AAAACGGTCTACGGCCAGTAACTGTCTCAAGCACAAATGGATCCAACAATTAGAAAGTCCCAATCTCGCCGTCAAGAGCGAGGCTCTGACATCGGCCAAGACCAACTTAGCAACTCATAAAGAACACTGGAGAGAGCAAGATAATCATGACTACGTTTTCGACGAGCAAAATCGAACAATTACGGCACCAACTATTTCGCCCACGAAAATGCTGGAGAGCCCATCATTTCCCAACCCACCGTCAAGCTTGGACATCCAAACGGATTTGAGTGCAGCCAATACGGCACTGTTGTCTCCGAACATGGCGCGGTCTCCATCGCCGGGGATTTTCACTCTCGAGCAAGTTCAAAGAAAGGCCGTTGAAATATCGGAACGGAAGAATTCCGCTCGACTTGACGGCACTGACAGTGAATATGACACCATTGGAGATGGCCGAAAGATATCCGTGTGTTCAACCCCACCACCATCAGTGAGCGTCGAGCGCGAAATAGTGACCCAGTTTGACGAACAACTTCCAAGTGACCCCATCGTGTTGGTCGAGGACATTTCAATGTATATGACAGATCCTGATCATGCCCAATCCACGGCTTCTTCCGGCTTCCAGGACGATATGAGTTGTGTCAGTGGAGGATTAGAACCACCCACAACCAAAGCAGACGAGATCATCCATCCTTTCAAGCACTGTGATAAGGCCATCATTTGCATGGATATTGATAATCAGCCTCTATGGCAAACTGCAGAAAGAACCATCACACCATTATTTGAGATGGTAGTCAGCAACAATCCTAGTTCACCCCTTGTTATGCCCGGATCCGTCTCCAAATCAAATTCAGAGACATCTGTTAagaacaactacaacaacaaccagcacaacaacaaccacaacaacaacttgcCGTTATCGTCTAAATTTAGCGCAATCGCGAACAAAAACCACTCGTTTGAGACGCCATCCTTGGACGTAGAAGAACCAGCTAATTGGGCAAAAGAGGCCCCGATTTCCGAGCAGGACGACGAAGTGAAGGAGAAGCTAGAAaaagaagtggaacaaaaggaGTCAGGAGAGCggcaactacaacaacaaaaaacagaTCAACCGCCACAAGAGGAAGACCGTGAAATCCCACAATCAATCCTTGAAAAAGAAGTacccaaaacaacaaatggGCAGGTAGAGACTCATTCAGATTCTTCTGCGACAGTAGAGAAGGTTGAAGAGtccaatgaagatgaaaagatGGAATCGGAAGGCTCGATGAGCTCGGAAAAGAGCGGTGTGAATTCGGAACCTCCTTCGAAGATCGCTAAAGCCCCGCCGAATCTGCTTCAGACCGAGTTTAGACCCATCAATTTCAAGCCTTGTCCTCCCTCTCGTAAGTCCCATCCAATCAGTATCACCAACGCACAGACCAGTCCCAAGCCATATCGGAGGACCGTTCCCGCTATTGGACCCACAGCTGCAGCCATCCAAGCAGACGAGAAGCAAATCTTGACCATCGGTAATAATTTGttcaaagatattgaaaaCATCGTGCAATCCGTAAAACAAGAGCCCACCCAGTCAAGCGTATCCAAGTCTCAAGTGAATTTATTTGAGAAGACTCCATTAAGCTCCGAGCAAGCACGGACTGAGAATATCAAGCACACATTGGATGCTCTTTTAGCGGAAGTCGATAAACAGATTCGATTTTCTTTCAACTCTGATAAAGCCAACAATAAGAATCGTAAAGAGCATCAAGATAGGATCACAGATTCCATCACACACGTCAGGGATGATCTTGTGGACgtgaaaaatgatattaaCAGACTGAAGAGTGATTTGTCAGATACAAAACTGAATTTGGAAAACGATTCTAAGCCCTTGATTGACCTCATGAGTACGTTGGAAAACATTGTGCCTCTCTCTTCGTCAACAATCGCAAACATGACATCGCCAAGGGTGTCTCAAAACAACCCAACCCAAGACATCCATGACATTGAGACGGCCATGTCTCAGTTGGAAAAGACAATACTTGAATTTCCCAATACCTCCACCTACGAAAGC AATCATCAGAGGAACCGCCGGTCTTCGAACAAGGGCATCTTTTCGACGGCAAAGACGGGGTCGGTCAACGAGACCAAGTCAAAATTCGAACGCAAGCCTTCAGAGCCTCCGATGACGCCCAACCCCGGAGGTCGCAATCGCCAAAGAAGTACCACCCCTTTTAACTCTGCTCGAAGTCCGAGCCCTCTGCAAATTTCCAGTGTCCGCAGGCGGTCGCCCTCCCCGGTCAAGACAGGAGCCGTCAACCGAGTCAAGAGTAAGTTTGAGGTGCCCTCCTCGTCTTATCATCCATCAAGCTTTGCGAGACAGCTCAGTGAGGGCCATCAAACTCTACCAAAGACCTTCAAATTGGGGGCCTCGAGTCGGGTTCCTGCGAAGGACCCCGTGGTCGTGGCTCGACATCGCCATTCGGAATCTGGCGCATCAGCCTTCAGCTCGTCGAAGACTAGAACTCGAAGTCCGCCCAAGTCACTCAGGCATTCCTCATTCACCTTTTCCTCACCTTTATCGCCGTCCGCGTCGAGCAAATCCATTTCCTCAATCCCTGTTCCGAAGTTTACACGCTTCGAGAACAATACCCGCCCCAATCAGTTTCGGACCACTTTCAACAACACTCATTCATCGAAGCCAACCGGAGGGCCAAGACGACAAAGCGGACCAGGGTCCCCGGGTGTTGATAAACCCACGTTTTCTGGAGAGGGCCT
- the LOC131878316 gene encoding uncharacterized protein LOC131878316: MTSRSEAETQSTSESEQPSTNHLFPFQLGDIIMTSLHCESILNGPALSPNRLRKPKKVRCRTWMRRNSNESIQNKVYEVVEGATSLCFSDDGSWFQGNILPPKHCVYKIIGNRIDTVKETSTQVTPSPADSGYASPPKDPEACKPGERQSYTSYNSTCSNSDSDLDPDLVQAVMDQWDLEDDDSDLEDGENPPNVEFYRVTVADFETGINYRLNGVKVIRKNSECEIKSDKLKFKSEKCLKGALADQALVNQMGPSFADQNLTVFKGDVTFKYQDQVCNPVNVIESKWCL; encoded by the exons ATGACTTCCAGATCTGAAGCAGAGACTCAATCTACTTCAGAGAGCGAACAACCATCCACAAATCATCTCTTTCCTTTTCAACTCGGTGACATCATCATGACCAGCCTTCATTGTGAAAGTATCCTTAACGGCCCGGCCTTATCACCCAACCGCCTCAGGAAGCCCAAAAAAGTGAGATGTCGCACCTGGATGCGCAGAAACTCCAACGAATCTATCCAAAACAAGGTCTATGAAGTGGTAGAAGGAGCCACTAGCCTTTGCTTCTCGGATGATGGGTCCTGGTTTCAG GGCAACATTTTGCCACCTAAGCACTGCGTTTATAAGATCATCGGTAATCGCATTGACACCGTCAAGGAAACCTCAACACAGGTTACGCCCTCACCTGCTGACAGTGGCTATGCGTCCCCGCCAAAGGATCCTGAGGCCTGCAAACCAGGAGAACGTCAGAGTTATACGTCTTACAATTCAACCTGCTCAAATTCCGACTCGGATCTTGATCCAGATTTGGTTCAGGCCGTTATGGATCAATgggaccttgaagatgacgatTCCGATCTTGAGGATGGCGAAAACCCACCCAACGTCGAGTTTTACAGGGTGACGGTGGCGGATTTTGAAACCGGCATCAATTATCGACTGAATGGTGTGAAGGTGATTCGAAAGAACTCGGAATGTGAGATCAAGTCTGACAAACTCAAGTTCAAGTCTGAGAAGTGCCTCAAAGGAGCATTAGCCGATCAAGCCTTGGTAAACCAAATGGGACCCTCTTTCGCTGACCAGAATTTGACGGTGTTCAAGGGTGATGTCACATTCAAATATCAGGATCAAGTTTGCAATCCCGTCAACgtcattgaatcaaaatggTGCCTTTGA